The following proteins are co-located in the Syngnathus scovelli strain Florida chromosome 21, RoL_Ssco_1.2, whole genome shotgun sequence genome:
- the LOC125991598 gene encoding transmembrane protein 238 isoform X1: MAPTCVGKCAPVFFLAIIFDAAGLVVILVGIFGNLNVDGRFYGDFLIYTGSLVIFFSLVWWVLWYTGNVRLDHRRASLDLTFTHWAGKLSERLSRSAIKSLDINKFAKEMNGPAPRDEPIRISWDMTNGHVNKGFDEEETERNPERKNVELGVLKNSDVNLHEKVGFP; encoded by the exons ATGGCTCCCACTTGCGTGGGCAAGTGCGCGCCGGTCTTCTTCCTCGCCATCATTTTTGATGCTGCCGGTCTGGTTGTAATCCTGGTGGGGATTTTTGGCAATCTCAACGTGGACGGACGCTTCTATGGGGATTTTCTCATCTACACCGGCTCGCTTGTGATTTTCTTCAGTTTGGTGTGGTGGGTTTTGTGGTACACTGGCAACGTGCGACTGGATCACAGGAGAGCTTCCCTGGACCTGACTTTTACGCATTGGGCGGGGAAGCTGTCTGAGAGGCTCTCCAGAAGCGCCATCAAGTCTCTGGATATAAACAAGTTTGCGAAAGAGATGAACGGACCCGCTCCTCGTGATGAGCCCATTCGGATTAGTTGGGATATGACAAATGGTCACGTCAATAAGGGCTTTGATGAGGAGGAGACTGAGCGCAACCCGGAGAGGAAAAACGTGGAGTTGGGTGTGCTGAAGAACTCGGACGTGAATCTGCACGAAAAG GTTGGATTCCCGTGA